The following are encoded in a window of Corynebacterium argentoratense DSM 44202 genomic DNA:
- the bcp gene encoding thioredoxin-dependent thiol peroxidase — MSERLAIGDIAPAFTLPADDGSQVSLSDFGRVLVYFYPKASTPGCTKEACDFRDALSQLNDAAVDVVGISPDKVPALAKFRDNQELNFPLLSDEDKSVMKAWGAFGEKKNYGKVVQGVIRSTFLVEDGKIALAMYNVKATGHVARVLRELDL; from the coding sequence ATGTCTGAGCGTTTGGCCATTGGTGATATTGCCCCCGCGTTTACCCTGCCTGCCGATGATGGTTCACAGGTAAGCCTGTCTGATTTCGGGCGCGTGCTTGTTTATTTCTATCCGAAGGCATCCACGCCTGGGTGCACGAAGGAAGCGTGCGATTTCCGCGACGCGTTGTCTCAGCTTAATGACGCCGCGGTGGATGTTGTCGGCATTTCGCCGGACAAGGTTCCAGCACTTGCGAAGTTCCGCGACAATCAAGAGTTAAATTTCCCGTTGTTGTCGGATGAGGACAAATCCGTGATGAAGGCCTGGGGCGCTTTCGGGGAGAAGAAGAATTACGGCAAGGTTGTTCAAGGGGTCATTCGTTCCACCTTTTTGGTGGAGGACGGCAAGATCGCTTTGGCGATGTATAACGTGAAGGCCACTGGGCATGTTGCTCGTGTGTTGCGTGAGCTAGACCTGTGA
- a CDS encoding DUF1846 domain-containing protein, which produces MTQTSTGFNRQKYIDMQSEHILARREQLGGKLYLEMGGKLFDDMHASRVLPGFTPDNKIAMLDKLKDQLEILICINAKDLERHKVRADLGIPYEEDVLRLVDVFRERGFLVENIVMTQLEDSNAIAIAFKERLERLGLKVAKHRIIDGYPSDTRRIVSDEGFGLNDYVETSRNLVVVTAPGPGSGKMATCLSQVYHDHKRGIAVGYAKFETFPIWNLPLEHPVNLAYEAATVDLDDINLIDPFHLAAYDKKASSYNRDVETFPLLKVLLEEISGASPYQSPTDMGVNMAGYAIEDDAVCQAAARQEIIRRYFKALVEERTLELDSTLSNRVAVVMSKAGISVADRLVVQPARDVAEATGAPGSAIELMDGTIITGKTSPLLGCSAAMLLNALKHLAGIDAAVDLLSKESIEPITELKLAHLGSKNPRLHTDEVLIALSVSAGSDANARATLDQLKNLRGCDVHTTTILGSVDEGIFRNLGVLVTSDPVYQRSGLYRKR; this is translated from the coding sequence ATGACACAGACTTCCACCGGGTTTAACCGCCAAAAGTACATTGACATGCAGTCCGAGCACATTCTCGCTCGGCGGGAGCAGCTCGGGGGCAAGCTCTACTTGGAGATGGGCGGGAAACTCTTCGACGATATGCACGCCTCCCGTGTGCTGCCCGGTTTCACGCCCGACAACAAGATCGCCATGCTGGACAAGCTCAAAGACCAGCTGGAAATCCTGATTTGCATTAACGCTAAAGACCTCGAGCGTCACAAGGTTCGTGCGGACCTGGGCATCCCTTATGAGGAAGATGTGCTGCGGTTGGTAGATGTTTTCCGCGAGCGCGGATTCCTCGTCGAAAACATTGTGATGACTCAGTTGGAGGATTCCAATGCCATCGCTATCGCTTTCAAGGAACGCCTCGAACGTCTGGGATTGAAGGTCGCTAAGCACCGCATCATCGACGGTTACCCCTCCGACACTCGCCGCATCGTCAGTGACGAAGGTTTCGGCCTCAACGACTATGTTGAAACGTCCCGCAACCTAGTGGTCGTCACTGCTCCCGGCCCGGGTTCAGGCAAGATGGCTACCTGTTTGAGCCAGGTGTACCACGATCACAAGCGGGGTATTGCTGTCGGTTACGCCAAGTTCGAGACCTTCCCCATCTGGAACCTGCCTCTTGAACACCCGGTGAACTTGGCGTATGAGGCCGCAACGGTCGACCTTGATGACATCAACTTGATCGACCCCTTCCACTTGGCTGCGTACGACAAGAAGGCGTCCAGTTACAACCGCGATGTCGAGACCTTCCCACTGTTGAAGGTGCTGCTGGAGGAGATCTCGGGCGCATCGCCTTACCAGTCCCCCACTGACATGGGTGTGAACATGGCGGGTTACGCGATCGAAGATGACGCTGTGTGTCAGGCCGCTGCCCGGCAGGAAATTATCCGCCGCTATTTCAAGGCGCTGGTGGAGGAGCGCACCTTGGAGTTGGACAGCACACTGAGCAATCGCGTTGCCGTGGTGATGTCGAAGGCTGGCATTAGTGTTGCTGATCGTTTGGTTGTTCAGCCGGCACGCGATGTTGCTGAAGCTACTGGCGCTCCGGGTTCTGCGATCGAGTTGATGGACGGCACGATCATCACTGGTAAGACGTCACCGTTGTTGGGTTGTTCGGCTGCGATGTTGCTGAACGCGTTGAAGCATCTTGCGGGTATTGACGCCGCGGTGGATCTGTTGAGCAAGGAATCTATCGAACCCATTACGGAGTTGAAGCTTGCGCATTTGGGTTCGAAGAATCCTCGTTTGCACACTGATGAGGTTCTGATCGCTTTGTCTGTTTCTGCTGGTAGCGACGCTAATGCTCGTGCTACTCTTGATCAGTTGAAGAATTTGCGCGGCTGCGATGTACACACCACCACGATTTTGGGGTCTGTGGATGAGGGTATTTTCCGTAACCTTGGTGTGTTGGTCACCAGTGATCCGGTGTATCAGCGCAGTGGTTTGTACCGCAAGCGCTAA
- the orn gene encoding oligoribonuclease, protein MDNNRLVWVDLEMTGLDTSRHVIVEVAAIVTDGDLNPLGEGIDLVVHATDEQLAEMDDFVTNMHTSSGLVDEIRVSTTTLEQAEDAVLALIEQHCSGAAPLAGNSIATDRSFIRAFMPRLDKALHYRMVDVSSIKELARRWYPQVYYSQPPKGMTHRALQDIQESIKELEYYRAAVFVPQPGPSKEYAERIASGFVKSAEPN, encoded by the coding sequence ATGGATAACAACCGTCTTGTGTGGGTTGATCTGGAGATGACCGGCCTGGATACCTCCCGGCATGTGATTGTGGAGGTTGCCGCCATCGTTACCGATGGGGACCTCAACCCGCTGGGGGAAGGCATCGATCTTGTTGTTCACGCTACTGATGAGCAGCTCGCGGAGATGGACGACTTTGTCACCAATATGCACACCTCTAGTGGTTTGGTTGACGAGATCCGAGTGTCCACCACGACGCTCGAGCAAGCAGAGGACGCCGTTTTGGCGCTTATTGAGCAGCACTGCTCTGGTGCTGCTCCCTTGGCGGGCAATTCTATTGCCACGGACCGATCATTCATCCGAGCGTTTATGCCCCGCTTAGATAAGGCCCTGCATTACCGCATGGTCGATGTCTCCAGCATTAAGGAGTTGGCACGTCGTTGGTACCCGCAGGTGTACTACTCGCAACCGCCTAAGGGGATGACCCACCGTGCGCTGCAGGATATTCAAGAGTCGATCAAGGAGCTTGAGTACTATCGCGCGGCTGTTTTTGTTCCGCAGCCGGGCCCTTCTAAGGAGTATGCGGAGCGTATAGCCAGCGGTTTTGTTAAAAGTGCGGAACCCAACTAG
- a CDS encoding acyl-CoA carboxylase subunit beta, translating to MTAAQINDASDKPDLTTTAGKLANLRSRIAEAHAPMGQAAIEKSHEAGKKTARERIEYLLDEGSFIEVDALARHRSKNFGLDAKRPITDGVVTGYGTIDGRKVCVFSQDGAVFGGALGEVYGEKIVKIMDLAIKTGVPLIGINEGAGARIQEGVVSLGLYSQIFFRNTQASGVIPQISLIMGACAGGHVYSPALTDFIIMVDKTSKMFITGPDVIKTVTGEEVTQEELGGASTHMSMSGTSHYTAADDADALDWVRELCSYLPSNNRAETPRMEADIMVGSIQENINDSDLELDTLIPDSPNQPYDMKDVITRVADDGEFFEIQEGYAENIIIGFARVEGRSVGIVANQPMQFAGCLDIKASEKAARFVRTCDAFNIPIIEFVDVPGFLPGTTQEYDGIIRRGAKLLYAYAEATVGKITVITRKSYGGAHCVMGSKDMGADIVLAWPTAQIAVMGASGAVGFIYRKELKAAAAEGKDVAALMKEYEKEYEETLVNPYMAAERGFVDAVIPPSETRGQIIEGLRLLDRKVVSVPAKKHGNIPL from the coding sequence ATGACCGCTGCACAGATTAACGACGCTTCCGACAAGCCCGACCTCACGACCACCGCTGGTAAGCTCGCCAACCTGCGTTCTCGAATCGCAGAAGCCCATGCCCCCATGGGTCAGGCAGCCATCGAAAAGTCCCACGAGGCCGGCAAGAAGACCGCCCGCGAGCGCATCGAATACCTTCTCGACGAAGGCTCCTTCATTGAGGTCGACGCCCTCGCCCGCCACCGCTCCAAGAACTTCGGCCTCGACGCCAAGCGCCCCATCACCGACGGCGTCGTCACTGGCTACGGCACCATCGACGGCCGCAAGGTCTGCGTGTTCTCTCAGGACGGCGCCGTCTTCGGTGGTGCACTGGGTGAGGTGTACGGCGAGAAGATCGTCAAGATCATGGACCTAGCCATCAAGACTGGTGTCCCGCTCATCGGTATTAACGAAGGCGCCGGCGCCCGCATCCAAGAGGGTGTTGTCTCCCTGGGCCTGTACTCCCAGATCTTCTTCCGCAACACCCAAGCCTCCGGCGTGATCCCACAGATCTCCCTCATCATGGGCGCATGTGCAGGTGGCCACGTCTACTCCCCCGCACTCACCGACTTCATCATCATGGTCGACAAGACCTCCAAGATGTTCATCACCGGCCCCGACGTCATCAAGACCGTCACCGGCGAAGAAGTCACCCAGGAAGAACTCGGTGGTGCTTCCACCCACATGAGCATGTCCGGCACTTCCCACTACACCGCAGCCGACGATGCAGACGCCCTGGACTGGGTGCGCGAACTGTGCAGCTACCTGCCCAGCAACAACCGCGCAGAAACCCCCCGCATGGAAGCCGACATCATGGTTGGCTCCATCCAGGAAAACATCAACGACTCCGACCTCGAGCTCGACACTCTCATCCCGGATTCCCCGAACCAGCCGTACGACATGAAGGACGTCATCACCCGCGTCGCAGACGACGGTGAGTTCTTCGAAATTCAGGAGGGCTACGCCGAGAACATCATCATCGGTTTCGCCCGCGTCGAAGGCCGCTCCGTCGGCATCGTGGCCAACCAGCCGATGCAGTTCGCTGGCTGCCTGGACATCAAGGCCTCCGAAAAGGCCGCCCGCTTCGTCCGCACCTGTGACGCCTTCAACATCCCGATCATCGAGTTCGTCGACGTTCCCGGCTTCCTCCCCGGCACCACACAGGAATACGACGGCATCATCCGCCGCGGCGCCAAGCTGCTGTACGCCTACGCAGAAGCCACCGTCGGCAAGATCACCGTCATCACCCGCAAGTCCTACGGTGGCGCACACTGCGTGATGGGCTCCAAGGACATGGGCGCCGACATCGTGCTGGCATGGCCGACCGCCCAGATCGCCGTCATGGGCGCATCCGGCGCCGTGGGCTTCATCTACCGCAAGGAGCTCAAGGCCGCTGCCGCTGAAGGCAAGGACGTTGCTGCCTTGATGAAGGAATACGAGAAGGAATACGAAGAAACTCTCGTCAACCCCTACATGGCTGCAGAGCGCGGCTTCGTCGACGCCGTCATCCCGCCCTCCGAGACTCGCGGCCAGATCATCGAAGGCCTCCGCCTGCTTGATCGTAAGGTCGTCAGCGTTCCGGCTAAGAAGCACGGTAATATTCCGCTGTAA
- a CDS encoding Maf family protein, which produces MKIVLASGSASRLSILRNAGVEPFVDPPNVDEQSIITSLNDAEPADVLTSLAAAKAAAIAGKHPDDVIIAADSMLLLDGELQGKPHTVEATIERWKNQRGKTGHLMTGHCIISPGGRAVYEHVASTTVTFGIPSDYDIERYAASGEPLPCAGAFTLEALGGWFIDRIEGDPSNVIGLSLPVVRAALYSFGLHVSQFWK; this is translated from the coding sequence ATGAAGATCGTTCTCGCATCAGGCTCCGCTTCCCGGCTCAGCATTCTTCGCAATGCCGGGGTGGAGCCTTTTGTCGACCCACCCAATGTCGACGAACAATCCATCATCACGTCGCTTAATGACGCCGAGCCTGCGGACGTACTCACCAGCCTTGCCGCCGCAAAGGCCGCAGCAATCGCCGGCAAGCACCCCGACGACGTCATCATCGCCGCCGATTCCATGCTGCTGCTCGACGGTGAGCTTCAGGGCAAACCCCACACGGTCGAAGCAACGATTGAACGCTGGAAGAACCAGCGCGGTAAAACCGGCCACCTCATGACAGGGCACTGCATCATCTCGCCCGGCGGGCGTGCAGTGTACGAGCACGTCGCCTCCACAACGGTGACGTTCGGCATCCCCTCCGACTACGACATCGAACGCTACGCGGCGTCAGGCGAACCACTTCCCTGCGCCGGAGCATTCACATTGGAGGCACTAGGTGGCTGGTTCATCGACCGCATCGAAGGAGACCCATCCAACGTGATCGGGCTGTCACTGCCGGTAGTGCGGGCTGCGCTGTACAGTTTCGGTCTGCATGTATCCCAATTCTGGAAGTAG
- a CDS encoding L,D-transpeptidase, which yields MLVLAGCTIDRGSQEEAAAASSEKKLPPVASVDNGETDVNPAEPITVKALSGTLSDVTMTNQDGKVIESKLSADKKSWTTDEPLGFYRTYTIVAHDTEGGTSTIEFSTTEPAAVADAYLSPLADSTVGIGQVISIHFTQSIVDRKAAQDTVSITTNPPVEGAFYWLNDQELRWRPKDFWTPGTTVDVDVKAYGANLGGGIYGDGDNHTNFTIGDAVIATADDNTKQITVTRNGEVIKTMPTSMGSAKFPTPNGTYVVGDRNADLIMDSSTYGLAIDAPDGYRTDVKFATQMSWSGIYVHAAPWSVWAQGSQNTSHGCLNVSTDNAQWFFNNMKRGDPVIVKNTIGGTLSGYDGLGDWNIPWAEWSAGNADD from the coding sequence ATGCTCGTTCTGGCTGGCTGCACCATCGATCGGGGCTCCCAAGAAGAAGCCGCCGCAGCTTCTTCTGAAAAGAAGCTTCCTCCCGTCGCATCTGTGGACAACGGCGAGACAGACGTCAACCCCGCCGAGCCCATTACAGTCAAGGCCTTGTCGGGCACGTTGTCGGACGTCACCATGACCAATCAGGACGGCAAGGTCATCGAGTCCAAGCTGAGCGCGGACAAGAAGAGCTGGACGACGGACGAGCCCTTGGGTTTCTACCGCACGTACACCATCGTCGCGCATGATACTGAGGGCGGAACCTCCACTATCGAGTTCTCCACGACGGAACCGGCAGCTGTCGCTGACGCTTATCTGTCCCCCCTTGCCGATTCCACGGTCGGCATTGGCCAGGTGATCAGCATTCACTTCACCCAGTCCATTGTTGATCGGAAGGCTGCCCAGGACACCGTCAGCATCACCACCAACCCGCCGGTGGAGGGCGCTTTCTACTGGTTGAACGATCAGGAGCTGCGCTGGCGCCCGAAAGACTTTTGGACGCCCGGCACCACGGTCGATGTTGATGTGAAGGCCTATGGCGCGAACTTGGGCGGCGGCATCTACGGTGACGGCGACAATCACACCAACTTCACGATTGGTGACGCAGTCATCGCCACCGCTGACGACAACACGAAGCAGATTACGGTCACCCGCAACGGTGAAGTTATCAAGACGATGCCCACGTCTATGGGGTCGGCGAAGTTCCCCACCCCCAATGGCACCTACGTTGTTGGCGACCGTAATGCGGATCTGATCATGGACTCCTCCACCTACGGCTTGGCCATCGACGCTCCGGACGGGTACCGCACCGATGTGAAGTTTGCGACCCAGATGTCGTGGTCCGGTATCTACGTCCATGCTGCACCGTGGTCCGTGTGGGCACAGGGTAGCCAGAACACCTCGCACGGCTGCCTCAATGTGTCCACGGACAATGCGCAATGGTTCTTCAACAACATGAAGCGTGGTGATCCTGTGATCGTCAAGAACACCATTGGTGGCACCCTTTCTGGCTATGACGGTTTGGGGGACTGGAATATCCCGTGGGCGGAGTGGAGTGCCGGTAACGCCGACGACTAG
- a CDS encoding DUF3151 domain-containing protein — translation MKDFLAPPPVKLPVDPAASVLDDAAPVAVARTHPTSSLVWARLAEQARAEGEDVQAYAFARTGYHRGLDALRANGWKGFGSVPWSHEPNRGVLLAIAQLALCAQAIGEDAEYDRCRTLLSDCDPACVETLLA, via the coding sequence ATGAAGGATTTCCTTGCTCCCCCGCCCGTGAAGTTGCCCGTTGATCCTGCTGCGTCTGTGCTTGATGACGCCGCGCCGGTCGCTGTTGCCCGCACGCACCCGACGTCATCATTGGTGTGGGCGCGTTTGGCGGAGCAGGCTCGTGCTGAGGGCGAGGATGTTCAGGCCTATGCTTTTGCTCGCACGGGGTACCACCGGGGGCTGGATGCGCTGCGTGCTAATGGGTGGAAGGGTTTTGGCTCGGTGCCGTGGTCACATGAGCCTAACCGTGGGGTGTTGTTGGCGATTGCCCAGTTGGCGTTGTGTGCTCAGGCGATTGGTGAGGATGCGGAATACGACCGCTGCCGGACGCTGCTGTCGGATTGCGATCCCGCTTGTGTAGAGACGTTGCTGGCGTAA
- the cmrA gene encoding mycolate reductase (Catalyzes the final step in mycolic acid biosynthesis.) — MALPPLSTGRAVVTGASQGIGMAMARDLAHLGYDVTVVARRRNVLEEFAAELPGSPEVFPCDLSDPAQREQFNEYLRTTDVAVLVNSAGIASFGPFMKQDWGYETQQFELNASAVFEATRAVLPQMLERGKGAICNVGSAAGDVVIPNNATYIFTKAGVNAFTEALHYELQGTGVHCTLLAPGPVREAHIPEEQQSIVDKVVPDFLWTTYESCSQETLRAMSANKRRVVPGPLSKFGSLVGRALPTALSAPLIGSFYAKMGE; from the coding sequence ATGGCACTTCCACCTTTAAGTACTGGCAGAGCGGTTGTTACTGGCGCATCGCAGGGCATTGGCATGGCGATGGCGCGGGATTTGGCCCATTTGGGTTATGACGTCACGGTGGTCGCTCGCCGACGTAACGTGCTGGAGGAGTTCGCGGCTGAGTTGCCGGGTTCGCCCGAGGTGTTCCCTTGTGATTTGTCGGACCCTGCTCAGCGTGAGCAGTTCAATGAGTACCTGCGCACTACTGATGTGGCTGTGTTGGTTAATTCTGCTGGTATTGCTAGCTTTGGTCCTTTTATGAAGCAAGACTGGGGGTATGAAACCCAGCAGTTTGAGCTCAATGCTTCGGCGGTGTTTGAGGCTACGCGTGCTGTTCTGCCTCAGATGCTTGAGCGGGGTAAGGGGGCTATCTGCAATGTTGGTTCGGCTGCTGGTGATGTGGTGATACCCAATAACGCCACCTACATCTTTACGAAAGCCGGTGTGAATGCGTTCACGGAGGCTTTGCACTACGAGCTGCAGGGCACGGGTGTGCATTGCACTTTGCTGGCACCAGGGCCGGTGCGTGAGGCGCACATTCCGGAGGAGCAGCAGTCGATCGTCGACAAGGTTGTTCCGGACTTTTTGTGGACGACCTATGAGTCTTGTTCCCAGGAGACTCTGCGGGCGATGTCTGCCAATAAGCGCCGTGTTGTTCCTGGCCCGCTGTCGAAGTTCGGCAGCCTTGTTGGACGTGCGTTACCGACGGCGCTTAGCGCCCCTCTGATTGGTTCCTTCTACGCGAAAATGGGTGAATAA
- a CDS encoding sensor histidine kinase has protein sequence MINARTYAPDSKVLLTGGAVQDCVEIRVIDHGPGIPEEKIDDIFVPFQRLNDTGASGLGLGIPVAKGFVEEMGGRLEHEPTPTGGATFVLTLKAAKHQPVIPQE, from the coding sequence CTGATCAACGCCCGCACGTACGCCCCGGATTCCAAGGTGCTGCTGACCGGCGGCGCCGTGCAAGACTGCGTGGAAATTCGCGTGATCGACCACGGCCCCGGAATCCCGGAAGAAAAGATCGACGACATTTTCGTGCCCTTCCAACGCCTCAACGACACAGGTGCCTCCGGTTTGGGGCTTGGCATTCCGGTCGCCAAGGGTTTCGTCGAAGAAATGGGCGGTCGGTTGGAACACGAACCAACACCCACCGGAGGTGCTACGTTTGTGCTAACACTGAAAGCAGCCAAACACCAGCCCGTGATACCACAGGAGTGA
- a CDS encoding DUF3618 domain-containing protein, whose protein sequence is MARDINDIQRDIERTRNQLASTLDQLAERGKPANLVEDAKTSAAEKLKDPKVQAIVAGVTAVVVAGIAFSISRSRKRNKELKAIKKYLEERK, encoded by the coding sequence ATGGCACGCGACATTAACGACATCCAACGCGACATCGAACGCACCCGCAACCAGCTGGCTAGCACCCTCGACCAACTCGCCGAACGCGGCAAGCCCGCCAACCTGGTTGAAGACGCAAAAACCAGCGCAGCTGAAAAGCTCAAGGACCCCAAGGTTCAGGCCATCGTCGCAGGCGTGACCGCTGTTGTGGTCGCAGGCATCGCATTCAGCATCTCCCGCAGCCGCAAGCGCAACAAAGAGCTCAAGGCCATCAAGAAGTACCTGGAAGAGCGCAAGTAA
- a CDS encoding TetR/AcrR family transcriptional regulator, with translation MILVPRRRPAQQRSRERFDRILAAARTVLVDVGFESFTFDEVAKRAEVPIGTLYQFFANKYVLICELDRQDAAGIVSELRSFATRVPALQWPDFLDEFIDHLAGLWRDDPTRRAVWHAIQSTPATRATAAETEREMLQLIATVMKPLAPAAPESKRMELAGILVHTVSSLLNFAVRDEGEEGAVSDASFDTTVKEIKRMLVAYLFAVATG, from the coding sequence GTGATTTTAGTTCCGCGGCGTCGTCCTGCTCAGCAGCGCAGTCGTGAGCGTTTTGACCGTATTTTGGCGGCGGCTCGCACTGTGCTTGTTGACGTGGGGTTTGAGTCTTTCACTTTTGATGAGGTGGCGAAGCGTGCTGAGGTTCCCATCGGGACGCTGTATCAGTTTTTCGCGAACAAGTATGTGTTGATTTGCGAGCTTGATCGTCAGGATGCTGCTGGCATTGTGTCTGAGTTGCGTAGTTTCGCTACGCGGGTGCCGGCGTTGCAATGGCCGGACTTTTTGGATGAGTTCATTGATCACTTGGCTGGTTTGTGGCGTGATGATCCTACGCGTCGGGCGGTATGGCATGCGATTCAGTCAACTCCAGCGACCCGCGCGACTGCTGCGGAGACTGAGCGAGAGATGCTTCAGTTGATCGCTACGGTGATGAAGCCTCTGGCGCCTGCGGCACCGGAGTCGAAGCGGATGGAGCTGGCTGGGATTTTGGTGCACACCGTGAGTTCTTTGTTGAACTTCGCTGTGCGTGATGAGGGGGAAGAGGGCGCGGTGTCGGATGCGAGCTTCGATACCACGGTGAAGGAGATCAAGCGGATGCTTGTGGCGTATTTGTTTGCGGTGGCCACTGGCTAA
- the acpS gene encoding holo-ACP synthase AcpS: MQSGGRSCSSGGGVGGTVGIDLVHIPAFAGQLAQPGSRFEAVFSAGELRRAASALNRAEHLAGRWAAKEAFIKAWEQALFGAPPPLSPEQVVWSDIEVVADRWGRVGYCLSGSVGQAYTEGGLGLPRVSISHDGDYATAVCLIAPTSQ, translated from the coding sequence ATGCAGTCTGGCGGACGCTCTTGCAGTAGCGGCGGTGGTGTCGGTGGCACGGTGGGCATCGACCTAGTGCACATTCCGGCTTTTGCTGGGCAGCTAGCGCAACCCGGATCCCGCTTTGAGGCAGTGTTCAGTGCAGGGGAGCTGCGACGCGCGGCGTCAGCACTCAACCGTGCGGAGCACCTGGCGGGGCGTTGGGCCGCGAAAGAGGCCTTCATCAAGGCATGGGAGCAGGCATTGTTTGGCGCACCGCCGCCGTTGTCGCCGGAGCAAGTGGTGTGGTCGGATATTGAGGTGGTGGCTGATAGGTGGGGGAGAGTGGGCTACTGCTTAAGCGGCAGTGTTGGGCAGGCTTATACCGAGGGCGGGCTGGGGCTGCCGCGCGTGAGTATCAGCCATGATGGCGACTACGCGACAGCAGTCTGTCTTATCGCCCCCACCAGCCAATAA
- a CDS encoding peptidylprolyl isomerase → MTFSIHRRRLSAAASIVSIAAAAASLSACGDDAPGHHSASGDVHCDYSTTPSQAKPGTTVPSGGPATEDVTLTLETNRGEIPIELHADKAPCTVATITHLAQEGYYDNTICHRLTTSGLFVLQCGDPTGTGSGNPGFKFADEWPVGESSKGNLYHAGTVAMANSGPNTNGSQFFINYEDSPLQPDYTIFGEATGNGLDVVRAIAEKGTVDDIPSGPPAESVEIIKARVN, encoded by the coding sequence ATGACTTTTTCTATTCACCGCCGTCGCCTCTCCGCTGCAGCCTCCATTGTGTCCATCGCTGCAGCGGCGGCTTCGTTAAGCGCGTGCGGTGATGACGCACCGGGCCACCATTCAGCTTCTGGTGATGTCCATTGCGATTACAGCACCACTCCCTCCCAGGCCAAGCCCGGTACCACCGTCCCCTCCGGGGGTCCGGCCACCGAGGATGTCACGCTGACACTGGAAACAAACCGTGGCGAAATTCCCATCGAACTGCATGCCGACAAAGCCCCGTGCACGGTAGCAACCATCACCCACTTAGCCCAGGAAGGCTACTACGACAACACGATCTGTCACCGCCTGACCACCAGTGGATTGTTTGTCCTACAATGCGGTGACCCCACGGGCACTGGCAGCGGCAACCCCGGTTTTAAATTCGCTGATGAGTGGCCGGTGGGCGAAAGCAGCAAGGGCAACCTCTACCATGCAGGCACCGTGGCGATGGCAAACTCTGGCCCTAACACCAACGGTTCGCAGTTCTTCATCAACTACGAGGATTCCCCCCTGCAGCCGGATTACACCATCTTCGGCGAGGCCACCGGTAACGGTTTAGACGTAGTGCGGGCGATTGCCGAAAAGGGCACCGTCGACGACATTCCTTCCGGCCCGCCAGCGGAAAGTGTAGAGATCATCAAGGCACGGGTGAACTAA
- a CDS encoding winged helix-turn-helix domain-containing protein: protein MNAPQKILIVEDDVALAHAISINLKARSYEVHTANTASLALRIAGEWSPDLIRNHGSLVSKTGPTACGVGENYNRETNYLRVYLFQLRQKLEADPKNPRHFITLPSVGYRFEQ, encoded by the coding sequence GTGAACGCACCGCAAAAGATCCTCATCGTGGAGGATGACGTCGCGTTGGCTCACGCGATCAGCATCAACTTGAAGGCCCGCAGCTACGAGGTGCACACGGCCAACACGGCGTCATTAGCGCTGCGGATTGCTGGCGAATGGTCACCCGATCTGATCCGCAACCACGGCAGCCTCGTGTCTAAAACTGGACCTACTGCATGCGGTGTGGGAGAAAACTACAACCGGGAAACCAACTATCTGCGGGTGTACTTGTTCCAACTGCGGCAGAAACTGGAGGCCGACCCCAAAAACCCACGGCACTTCATCACCTTGCCAAGCGTTGGCTACCGATTCGAGCAGTAG
- a CDS encoding acyl-CoA carboxylase subunit epsilon has translation MSENPENTSDSGEQDATATPPAKPFLEVINGNPDATQVAAITTLFAVMANNAAAQDAAEKDRNRWGDVEERLRKPVTYNPNAFRNVTFY, from the coding sequence GTGTCTGAAAACCCAGAAAACACAAGCGATAGCGGCGAGCAAGACGCCACCGCAACCCCTCCGGCGAAGCCGTTTTTGGAAGTCATCAACGGCAACCCGGACGCCACCCAGGTTGCTGCCATCACCACCCTGTTCGCGGTGATGGCAAACAATGCAGCAGCACAAGACGCCGCTGAAAAAGACCGCAACCGTTGGGGCGATGTGGAAGAGCGCCTGCGCAAGCCAGTGACCTACAACCCCAACGCTTTCAGGAATGTAACCTTCTACTGA